Proteins from one Apis cerana isolate GH-2021 linkage group LG11, AcerK_1.0, whole genome shotgun sequence genomic window:
- the LOC107995169 gene encoding uncharacterized protein LOC107995169: MNYKIMDTFSTQRYETKIQSFDTCMIDAANQQREISETVNGQASSQTVEVENQENHETSSLHQPQHESEQQHQQDQPNQISQLQSNTQQSMTLTPIRLPAILDGEFFTVIRVEDSNVTVRCLQCQKHLNGNLKSTGNFLSHIKRVHPFMVDKIKCKSNQRKPAMIYIDLSADKCPEIVRTKRRYRKCYKTDEWQPGNEEAYDQSSEWSESPIIRRRKLEEAECSDLLKISHNNSFVMEDEFDAIGRNVAAKLRNMRLDQRIIAEKLLNDILFEAQLGNLHRDSNIHV; this comes from the exons atgaattataaaatcatggaTACATTTTCTACACAAAGGTATGAAACAAAGATTCAAAGTTTTGATACATGCATGATTGATGCTGCAAATCAACAGAGAGAAATATCTGAAACAGTCAATGGACAGGCATCTTCTCAAACAGTTGAAGTTGAGAATCAAGAAAATCATGAAACTTCAAGTTTACATCAGCCACAACATGAATCTGAACAACAACATCAACAAGATCAACCTAATCAAATCTCACAGTTACAATCTAATACTCAACAAAGTATGACTCTTACTCCAATTCGATTACCTGCCATACTTGATGGAGAATTCTTTACTGTAATTAGAGTAGAAGACAGTAATGTAACAGTTCGATGTTTACAATgtcaaaaacatttaaatggaaatttaaaatctactggaaattttttaagtcATATCAaa AGAGTACATCCTTTTAtggttgataaaataaaatgtaaatctaATCAAAGAAAACCTgcaatgatatatattgatttatcagCAGATAAATGCCCAGAAATAGTAAGAACTAAAAGAAGATATAGAAAATGTTACAAAACA gatGAGTGGCAACCAGGAAATGAAGAAGCATATGATCAGTCTAGTGAATGGTCTGAAAGTCCAATAATTCGTAGACGTAAATTAGAAGAAGCTGAATGTTCTGatctcttaaaaatatcacataataattcatttgtaaTGGAAGATGAGTTTGATGCAATTGGAAGAAATGTTGCAGCAAAACTTAGAAATATGAGATTAGATCAAAGAATTATagctgaaaaattattaaatgatattttatttgaagcaCAATTAGGAAATCTTCATAGAGATTCTAATATACAtgtatga
- the LOC107995168 gene encoding mRNA cap guanine-N7 methyltransferase isoform X2, protein MSLSCPEEMNETKEKQDKLFSEKNLEEEILKSNSSKSKEFSKKRKRESEADNTSYLETKRSQIRKHSPDPKSSKSEKYIEKNINNTSSDLHINNSEKVKESSSKKIHSDNTLLVVEHYNSVENKCAALRDKSRILYMRNFNNWIKSMLIFEYINKTHGRNLKVLDMCCGKGGDLFKWRKMNATHLICTDLAEVTMQHCQDRYKEMLKRNSEEKRCSPIFTAEFITADCTKDHLRKKFKDPSISLDLVSCQFAFHYCFESLEQAECMIKNASECLKPGGHFIGTIPDAYDLVSRWQKCDGDSFGNDIYNVKFFCDKKKPPLFGAKYHFQLEGVVNCPEFLVYLPVFRKLALKFGLNLVLFERFDSFYERMKNEGRALLTKIQALETYPPRNDVSLVGKPEDYQHIKEYNMKSSSIGTLSQSEWEVTSLYAVFVFQKMKTM, encoded by the exons atgtcTCTATCTTGTCCTGAAGAAATGAATGAGACcaaagaaaaacaagataagttattttcagaaaaaaaccTTGAAGAAGAAATACTTAAATCAAACTCTTCTAAATCtaaagaattttctaaaaaacgaaaaagagaaagtgaAGCAGATAATACAAGTTATTTAGAAACTAAACGCTCTCAAATTCGAAAGCATTCTCCAGATCCAAAATCAtctaaaagtgaaaaatatattgaaaaaaat attaataatacttCATCAGATTTACATATCAATAATagtgaaaaagtaaaagaatcaTCAAGCAAAAAAATACACAGtgataatacattattagTTGTAGAACATTATAATTCAGTAGAAAATAAATGTGCTGCTCTTAGAGATAAAagcagaattttatatatgaggaattttaataattggataaaaaGCATGCTTATat ttgaatatattaataaaactcaTGGAcgtaatttaaaagtattagaTATGTGTTGTGGTAAAGGaggagatttatttaaatggagAAAAATGAACGCAACACATTTAATTTGTACTGATTTAGCTGAAGTAACTATGCAACATTGTCAAGATCGATACAAAGAAATGCTAAAACGAAATtctgaagaaaaaagatgttCTCCTATATTCACTGCTGAGTTTATAACAGCTGACTGTACAAag gatcacttaagaaaaaaattcaaagatccTAGTATATCACTTGATTTGGTTAGTTGTCAATTTGCATTTCATTATTGCTTTGAATCATTAGAACAAGCAGAATGtatgattaaaaatgcaaGTGAATGTTTAAAACCAGGAGGTCATTTTATTGGAACTATTCCAGATGCATATGATTTAgt ttctaGGTGGCAGAAATGTGATGGTGACAGCTTtggaaatgatatttataatgtaaaatttttttgtgataaaaaaaaaccacCACTTTTTGGTgctaaatatcattttcagttAGAAGGTGTTGTAAATTGTCCAGAATTTCTTGTTTACTTACCTGTATTTCGTAAATTAGCTTTAAAATTTGGTTTAAATTTAGTACTATTTGAaag atttgatAGTTTTTATGAACGTATGAAAAATGAAGGTAGAGCATTACTTACTAAAATACAAGCTTTAGAAACTTATCCACCTCGAAATGATGTATCTCTTGTTGGTAAACCTGAAGATTATCaacatattaaagaatataatatgaaaagttCATCAATTGGTACTTTATCTCAATCAGAATGGGAAGTTACTt caTTATATGCtgtatttgtttttcaaaaaatgaaaactatGTAG
- the LOC107995168 gene encoding mRNA cap guanine-N7 methyltransferase isoform X1, which translates to MSLSCPEEMNETKEKQDKLFSEKNLEEEILKSNSSKSKEFSKKRKRESEADNTSYLETKRSQIRKHSPDPKSSKSEKYIEKNVNINNTSSDLHINNSEKVKESSSKKIHSDNTLLVVEHYNSVENKCAALRDKSRILYMRNFNNWIKSMLIFEYINKTHGRNLKVLDMCCGKGGDLFKWRKMNATHLICTDLAEVTMQHCQDRYKEMLKRNSEEKRCSPIFTAEFITADCTKDHLRKKFKDPSISLDLVSCQFAFHYCFESLEQAECMIKNASECLKPGGHFIGTIPDAYDLVSRWQKCDGDSFGNDIYNVKFFCDKKKPPLFGAKYHFQLEGVVNCPEFLVYLPVFRKLALKFGLNLVLFERFDSFYERMKNEGRALLTKIQALETYPPRNDVSLVGKPEDYQHIKEYNMKSSSIGTLSQSEWEVTSLYAVFVFQKMKTM; encoded by the exons atgtcTCTATCTTGTCCTGAAGAAATGAATGAGACcaaagaaaaacaagataagttattttcagaaaaaaaccTTGAAGAAGAAATACTTAAATCAAACTCTTCTAAATCtaaagaattttctaaaaaacgaaaaagagaaagtgaAGCAGATAATACAAGTTATTTAGAAACTAAACGCTCTCAAATTCGAAAGCATTCTCCAGATCCAAAATCAtctaaaagtgaaaaatatattgaaaaaaatgtaaat attaataatacttCATCAGATTTACATATCAATAATagtgaaaaagtaaaagaatcaTCAAGCAAAAAAATACACAGtgataatacattattagTTGTAGAACATTATAATTCAGTAGAAAATAAATGTGCTGCTCTTAGAGATAAAagcagaattttatatatgaggaattttaataattggataaaaaGCATGCTTATat ttgaatatattaataaaactcaTGGAcgtaatttaaaagtattagaTATGTGTTGTGGTAAAGGaggagatttatttaaatggagAAAAATGAACGCAACACATTTAATTTGTACTGATTTAGCTGAAGTAACTATGCAACATTGTCAAGATCGATACAAAGAAATGCTAAAACGAAATtctgaagaaaaaagatgttCTCCTATATTCACTGCTGAGTTTATAACAGCTGACTGTACAAag gatcacttaagaaaaaaattcaaagatccTAGTATATCACTTGATTTGGTTAGTTGTCAATTTGCATTTCATTATTGCTTTGAATCATTAGAACAAGCAGAATGtatgattaaaaatgcaaGTGAATGTTTAAAACCAGGAGGTCATTTTATTGGAACTATTCCAGATGCATATGATTTAgt ttctaGGTGGCAGAAATGTGATGGTGACAGCTTtggaaatgatatttataatgtaaaatttttttgtgataaaaaaaaaccacCACTTTTTGGTgctaaatatcattttcagttAGAAGGTGTTGTAAATTGTCCAGAATTTCTTGTTTACTTACCTGTATTTCGTAAATTAGCTTTAAAATTTGGTTTAAATTTAGTACTATTTGAaag atttgatAGTTTTTATGAACGTATGAAAAATGAAGGTAGAGCATTACTTACTAAAATACAAGCTTTAGAAACTTATCCACCTCGAAATGATGTATCTCTTGTTGGTAAACCTGAAGATTATCaacatattaaagaatataatatgaaaagttCATCAATTGGTACTTTATCTCAATCAGAATGGGAAGTTACTt caTTATATGCtgtatttgtttttcaaaaaatgaaaactatGTAG
- the LOC107995108 gene encoding DNA topoisomerase I, mitochondrial isoform X1, translating into MELEQAATQSNSDSEKKIKENSNVTGNHSDTHINGMSNGFDKKREHKSEHRDRDKERSHKSDHKDRSKEKDRNHKSEHRDKEKDRHKHSSSSIKEKDKHDTSNSNKDKDKDRKSSSSSKDKEHKSSSSSSKDKEKDKSKDKEHHHKSSSSSSSKDKDRHHSSSKDKESKEKDKDKSKDKYKHSLSSSSRDKDKDKDKEKNISKDKEKERKLEKDKERHSTSHTNDKEKHRSSEKDKDKHNLSNKDKHRHDKEKDRHRHDKEKSKHREDKDKKDKEKEEIKVKEEIMDIKSNHIGNEEFHYDIGQTIKHEVKEESVSQIEPEDDDDSGGEQPLYIKEEEDEEEPVNEEEGSMDSTDGNDTRLSDLHNTTIKTEEESDEDVPLSARSMAPTSIKRSLDSEEEEDVPLSARKKSKKSDTKTKKKKRKYEDDEDEDEIEQKPKKKGARTSKGENSSPRKKKQEEEQEVWKWWEEEKKNDGTKWTFLEHKGPVFAPPYEPLPPDVNFYYNGKEMKLSQDAEEVATFYARMLDHDYTTKPAFNSNFFHDWREVMTESERTKIVDLSKCNFKEIHAYFIQKSEERKAMTKEEKQKIKEKNEEIQKEYGYCIIDGHKEKIGNFKIEPPGLFRGRGEHPKMGKLKKRVMPEDILINCSKDSNIPKPPPGHKWKEIRHDPNVTWLASWTENIQGQVKYVMLNPSSKLKGEKDWQKYEIARKLAQLIDKIRAEYREDWKSKEMRIRQRAVALYFIDKLALRAGNEKDEDQADTVGCCSLRVEHITLHEQKDGKEYVVVFDFLGKDSIRYYNEVPVEKRVFKNLQLFMENKSPSDDLFDRLNTTVMNKHLNELMEGLTAKVFRTYNASWTLQQQLDKLTNPDDTEAEKILSYNRANRAVAILCNHQRSVPKTHAKSMENLKAKIEAKKQAINDAELAVKDAKRDAKHGSVKEKVTYEKKKKALDRLKEQLTKLEVQATDKEENKEIALGTSKLNYLDPRITVAWCKKHNVPIEKIYNKTQRDKFRWAIDMAGPDYIF; encoded by the exons ATGGAGCTTGAACAAGCAGCAACGCAGTCGAATTCCGACTCA gaaaaaaagatcaaagagAATAGCAATGTGACTGGAAATCATAGTG atACTCATATAAATGGTATGTCAAATGGATTTGATAAAAAGAGGGAACACAAGTCCGAACATAGAGATAGAGACAAAGAACGATCTCATAAATCAGATCATAAAGACAGaagcaaagaaaaagatagaaatcatAAAAGTGAACATagggataaagaaaaagacagaCATAAACATAGTTCTAGttctattaaagaaaaagataaacatGATACTAGCAATAGTAACAAGGATAAAGATAAGGATAGAAAAAGTAGCTCATCAAGCAAGGATAAAGAACATAAAAGTAGCAGTTCTTCAagcaaagataaagaaaaggataaaagTAAAGATAAAGAACATCATCACAAATCTAGCTCTAGTTCTAGTTCCAAGGATAAAGACAG gcaTCACAGTAGTTCAAAGGATAAAGAAAgtaaagagaaagataaagataaaagcaaggataaatataaacatagttTAAGTTCAAGTTCTcgagataaagataaagataaagataaagaaaaaaatatttctaaagataaagaaaaagaaagaaaattagaaaaggaCAAGGAAAGACATTCCACATCTCATACAAATGACAAAGAAAAGCATCGTTCTtctgaaaaagataaagacaaacataatttatcaaataaagacAAACATCGtcatgataaagaaaaagatcgacATCGTCAtgacaaagaaaaat CAAAACATAgagaagataaagataaaaaagataaagaaaaagaagaaattaaggtaaaagaagaaataatggaTATCAAATCTAATCACATAGGAAATGAAGAATTTCATTATGATATTGGTCAAACCATAAAACATGAAGTGAAAGaa gaaTCCGTATCACAAATTGAACCAGAGGATGATGATGACAGTGGTGGAGAACAACCATTATATattaaggaagaagaagatgaagaagagcCTGTTAATGAAGAAGAAGGTAGTATGGATTCAACTGATGGAAATGACACAAGACTTTCAGATCTTCATAATACGACAATTAAAACTGAAGAAGAATCAGATGAAGATGTGCCAttg agtgCAAGGTCAATGGCTCCTACAAGTATTAAAAGAAGTCTAGATtcagaggaagaagaagatgttCCACTTTCAGCACGTAAAAAGTCTAAAAAGAGCGAtacaaaaacaaagaaaaaaaaacgaaaatatgaaGATGATGAAGATGAAGACGAAATTGAACAA AAACCAAAGAAGAAAGGTGCAAGAACGTCAAAGGGAGAAAATTCGAGTcccagaaaaaagaaacaagaagaagaacaagaagTTTGGAAATG gtgggaagaagaaaaaaaaaatgatggaaCAAAATGGACATTTTTAGAACATAAAGGACCAGTATTTGCACCTCCATATGAACCACTTCCACCTGatgtaaacttttattataatggaaaagaaatgaaattaagtcAAGATGCAGAAGAGGTTGCAACATTTTATGCACGTATGTTAGATCATGATTATACTACAAAACCTGcatttaatagtaatttctTCCATGATTGGAGAGAAGTTATGACTGAATCAGAAAGGACAAAAATAGTTGATTTAAGTAAGtgcaattttaaagaaatacatgcttattttattcaaaaaagtgaagaaagaaaagcaatgacaaaagaagaaaaacaaaaaataaaagaaaaaaatgaagaaattcaaaaagaatatgGTTATTGTATCATTGATggacataaagaaaaaataggaaatttcaaaattgaaccTCCTGGTTTATTCAGGGGCCGTGGTGAACATCCTAAAATgggcaaattaaaaaaaagagttatGCCTGaagatattcttattaattgttCCAAAGACTCTAATATACCAAAGCCACCACCAGGTCATAAATGGAAGGAAATTCGGCATGATCCTAATGTTACTTGGCTTGCATCTTGGACAGAAAATATTCAAGGACAAGTAAAATATGTTATGCTGAATCCATCAAGTAAActtaaaggagaaaaagattggcaaaaatatgaaatcgcTAGAAAATTAGCACAATTGATAGATAAAATTCGTGCTGAATATAGGGAAGATTGGAAAAGTAAAGAAATGCGTATAAGGCAAAGAGCTGttgcattgtattttatagataaattagcTCTTAGAGCTGGTAATGAAAAAGATGAAGACCAAGCAGATACTGTAGGTTGTTGCTCTTTACGAGTAGAACATATTACATTACATGAGCAAAAAGATGGAAAGGAATATGTAGTTGTATTTGATTTCTTAG GTAAGGATTCTATAAGGTATTACAATGAAGTGCCAGTAGAAAAaagagtatttaaaaatttacaactttttatggaaaataaatcGCCAAGTGATGATTTATTTGATCGTCTTAATACAACTGTTATGAATAAACATTTGAACGAATTAATGGAAGGTCTCACTGCTAAAGTATTCAGAACATATAACGCTTCGTGGACATTACAACaacaattagataaattaacaaatccTGATGATACAGAAGCGGAAAAGATCTTATCATATAATAGGGCAAATCGAGCTGTGGCAATATTATGTAATCATCAACGTTCAGTACCTAAAACACATGCAAAATCTATGGAAAATCTTAAAGCAAAAATAGAAGCCAAAAAACAAGCTATTAATGATGCAGAACTTGCTGTAAAGGATGCCAAACGTGATGCAAAACATGGATCTGTTAAAGAAAAAGT tacatatgaaaaaaagaaaaaagctctTGATAGATTAAAAGAGCAGTTGACGAAATTGGAAGTCCAAGCAACAGATAAGGAGGAAAATAAGGAAATTGCACTAGGCActtccaaattaaattatcttgatCCTAGAATTACTGTTGCGtg gTGTAAGAAACATAATGTCCCTattgaaaagatttataataaaactcaAAGGGATAAGTTCAGATGGGCAATAGATATGGCTGGACCtgactatatattttaa
- the LOC107995108 gene encoding DNA topoisomerase 1 isoform X2: protein MGIRNLKIIFSINLYSICRYMHSKKFLKYLSFVRWEEEKKNDGTKWTFLEHKGPVFAPPYEPLPPDVNFYYNGKEMKLSQDAEEVATFYARMLDHDYTTKPAFNSNFFHDWREVMTESERTKIVDLSKCNFKEIHAYFIQKSEERKAMTKEEKQKIKEKNEEIQKEYGYCIIDGHKEKIGNFKIEPPGLFRGRGEHPKMGKLKKRVMPEDILINCSKDSNIPKPPPGHKWKEIRHDPNVTWLASWTENIQGQVKYVMLNPSSKLKGEKDWQKYEIARKLAQLIDKIRAEYREDWKSKEMRIRQRAVALYFIDKLALRAGNEKDEDQADTVGCCSLRVEHITLHEQKDGKEYVVVFDFLGKDSIRYYNEVPVEKRVFKNLQLFMENKSPSDDLFDRLNTTVMNKHLNELMEGLTAKVFRTYNASWTLQQQLDKLTNPDDTEAEKILSYNRANRAVAILCNHQRSVPKTHAKSMENLKAKIEAKKQAINDAELAVKDAKRDAKHGSVKEKVTYEKKKKALDRLKEQLTKLEVQATDKEENKEIALGTSKLNYLDPRITVAWCKKHNVPIEKIYNKTQRDKFRWAIDMAGPDYIF from the exons atggGTATTAGAaatctcaaaataatattttcaataaatttatattcgatttgTAGATATAtgcattcaaaaaaatttcttaaatatttatcttttgtaaG gtgggaagaagaaaaaaaaaatgatggaaCAAAATGGACATTTTTAGAACATAAAGGACCAGTATTTGCACCTCCATATGAACCACTTCCACCTGatgtaaacttttattataatggaaaagaaatgaaattaagtcAAGATGCAGAAGAGGTTGCAACATTTTATGCACGTATGTTAGATCATGATTATACTACAAAACCTGcatttaatagtaatttctTCCATGATTGGAGAGAAGTTATGACTGAATCAGAAAGGACAAAAATAGTTGATTTAAGTAAGtgcaattttaaagaaatacatgcttattttattcaaaaaagtgaagaaagaaaagcaatgacaaaagaagaaaaacaaaaaataaaagaaaaaaatgaagaaattcaaaaagaatatgGTTATTGTATCATTGATggacataaagaaaaaataggaaatttcaaaattgaaccTCCTGGTTTATTCAGGGGCCGTGGTGAACATCCTAAAATgggcaaattaaaaaaaagagttatGCCTGaagatattcttattaattgttCCAAAGACTCTAATATACCAAAGCCACCACCAGGTCATAAATGGAAGGAAATTCGGCATGATCCTAATGTTACTTGGCTTGCATCTTGGACAGAAAATATTCAAGGACAAGTAAAATATGTTATGCTGAATCCATCAAGTAAActtaaaggagaaaaagattggcaaaaatatgaaatcgcTAGAAAATTAGCACAATTGATAGATAAAATTCGTGCTGAATATAGGGAAGATTGGAAAAGTAAAGAAATGCGTATAAGGCAAAGAGCTGttgcattgtattttatagataaattagcTCTTAGAGCTGGTAATGAAAAAGATGAAGACCAAGCAGATACTGTAGGTTGTTGCTCTTTACGAGTAGAACATATTACATTACATGAGCAAAAAGATGGAAAGGAATATGTAGTTGTATTTGATTTCTTAG GTAAGGATTCTATAAGGTATTACAATGAAGTGCCAGTAGAAAAaagagtatttaaaaatttacaactttttatggaaaataaatcGCCAAGTGATGATTTATTTGATCGTCTTAATACAACTGTTATGAATAAACATTTGAACGAATTAATGGAAGGTCTCACTGCTAAAGTATTCAGAACATATAACGCTTCGTGGACATTACAACaacaattagataaattaacaaatccTGATGATACAGAAGCGGAAAAGATCTTATCATATAATAGGGCAAATCGAGCTGTGGCAATATTATGTAATCATCAACGTTCAGTACCTAAAACACATGCAAAATCTATGGAAAATCTTAAAGCAAAAATAGAAGCCAAAAAACAAGCTATTAATGATGCAGAACTTGCTGTAAAGGATGCCAAACGTGATGCAAAACATGGATCTGTTAAAGAAAAAGT tacatatgaaaaaaagaaaaaagctctTGATAGATTAAAAGAGCAGTTGACGAAATTGGAAGTCCAAGCAACAGATAAGGAGGAAAATAAGGAAATTGCACTAGGCActtccaaattaaattatcttgatCCTAGAATTACTGTTGCGtg gTGTAAGAAACATAATGTCCCTattgaaaagatttataataaaactcaAAGGGATAAGTTCAGATGGGCAATAGATATGGCTGGACCtgactatatattttaa